The genomic window TGGGCTAACAACAATTTAGCGGAGTCGAACTCAAGTGAAAAATGTGGAACCACTTGACTGAAGACACTTCCCCGTTTTGGTTACAATCTTTGTAAAACGAAACGAATTTTCTTCATCCCAAAATAAGCCAACACATATCATGGGAAAGATTGCTTCGTCCTCTtcagagagaggaagaaaaagaagaagtgaatATCACGCAAGAGATATTGAAAGAGAAaccgaaagaagaagacgaagaagagaagaagaagcaggagATGATCATGCATCAtggaagagaaagcaaaagaagaagaagacaggtTATTAAGATACCAAACGACGATGTGTTGGAAGAGATTATAGTAAGGCTTCCAGTGAAAACCCTAACTAGATTCCAAACCGTGTCTAAACACTGGAGGCATACGATAAAGTCTAGGTAAATCAGGAAGAAATACATGTTgcatcagaaaacaaaagaacccAAATTTCTCTGTCTCTATGAAGTTAGAAGAAACGGGTCTAAGCCAAGCATTCGTTACAAGACCATGAGGTTGGAGTGGTCTTTGAGTCGTCTagtgggagaagaagaatatttaACTAGcaagaaacacaaagagaGGCGGATACTATTTTCCAAGAGTGTGGAtggtcttttttgtttatatagtgGTGTGGACATGAAACAGCCAATTATGGTGATAAATCCAGACACAAGATGGTCTAAGAAGCTCCCTCTTGCTAGGATTCAACGAAAGAATTATTTAGACAGCAACAAGGTAGAGTTCTCTCGCCTCGGGTTTGGAAAAGACAGCGTCACAGGAACATACAAACTAGTGTGGTTACgtaccaaaacaaagaagaaaataaaagaggaaACCTCATCGACGATGACATGCGAGGTTTTCGATTTCGTTTCTACGAAATGGAGGCGGTGATTCCACCTCCTCCTAATCATGGGATAAAG from Arabidopsis thaliana chromosome 3, partial sequence includes these protein-coding regions:
- a CDS encoding F-box family protein (F-box family protein; CONTAINS InterPro DOMAIN/s: F-box domain, cyclin-like (InterPro:IPR001810), F-box domain, Skp2-like (InterPro:IPR022364); BEST Arabidopsis thaliana protein match is: F-box family protein (TAIR:AT2G02030.1); Has 268 Blast hits to 268 proteins in 16 species: Archae - 0; Bacteria - 0; Metazoa - 0; Fungi - 0; Plants - 266; Viruses - 0; Other Eukaryotes - 2 (source: NCBI BLink).), encoding MIMHHGRESKRRRRQVIKIPNDDVLEEIIVRLPVKTLTRFQTVSKHWRHTIKSRNGSKPSIRYKTMRLEWSLSRLVGEEEYLTSKKHKERRILFSKSVDGLFCLYSGVDMKQPIMVINPDTRWSKKLPLARIQRKNYLDSNKVEFSRLGFGKDSVTGTYKLAVIPPPPNHGIKHENMSF